GTTTCCTGTATTGACCCAGATTACCAGTGTGCTTCTATTGGTCTCCTCTAACTGTTGCGTGAAGTTTGCAGGGATTAACACCCACACCGAGACGGTCTTGTTTGCCACAAGGCCCTCTCCATATGATCGGGTCACGTTGACGAGCGGGTCGATCAGGAGTTCATCTGTATGCGAATGTATCGCATTGTAGAGGGTTGTTCCCCAGATGCCATCATCCTCGAGTGTGATGTATACGGTTTCCGGCTCGGTGGTCGTCTGAGCCACGATAAATGATAGGAACGCTCCCTGAAAGAGCCATGCGAAGAGCGGACTGATAATAAAGCCAAGAAGCAGCCAGCGTGATCGAAGTACTGACTTGACCTCTTTTCTGAAGAGCCAGATCGTCTTCTTATCACGGCGCTTGCGTTTCTTCATGGGCTAATCCTTCTATGGTTCGGTGGTTGTCCACTCACATTACATTTGCATTATTGTAGTTTTGGGAACTAGCTCTCTATTGGTCTTCCAATTCGTAAGGGGATCGATGCCGTCTTATCAAACCTAAACGGTATGTCCGCAGTCACCTCGACAAAGTATTGTGCTTGGATCAGTTGGCTCTGTGGCGTTGTCGGCCATGATATCTCCGTCTTGGCCTCGGCCTGCATCCACGTTTCTGGTGGTATGTCCTCGAGTGCGAAAAAACCAGTGCTCTTGACCGATGAGAAAGTCTCCTCTTCTCCTTCTGGCCGTACTGTTTCCCGGAGGACAATGTCAAATCTCAGTCCTCTGATCTTTGGTCGTCCATTTACTCTATATCGGACAACAACCGGCTCGCCAGGAGTAAGTAAATCACTGTCCATCTGAATAATGATCTCGTTCTCCTCATCGAACGTAATTCTCGACTCGTATGAATAAGGAGCAAGTCTTTGGATGGGCTGCATGATCTTAATTACCTGTGTGGCTCGTGGATCCAAACGCCACGATATCTCTATTTTCCCATTGATGGAATATGATATCATTCCATTAGTTCCGTTATACGATCCGGGAATGCCATCCGGAAGCTGGAACTCGAATGGGAACTTGGTCACTCCCTTACTGATCATCCCTTTTTCCTTGAGGCGAATGGTCTGGTCGATCACTGTCTGCCGCTCGCTGTAGGTTGTTTCATCCTCCCCCGTGCCTTCGGAGACCTCTGCAAATGCTTCGCCATTGAGAGAGACCAATACGCAATTGGCGTTGAAGTTCTTGTCTGTGACCACACTTAATGTTCCGGAGATGGTCTCTCCCGGTAAGTATGCTAGCTTATCAAGAATGATCTCTACCTTCCTCATCTTCTCTCGTGATTTGATTGCCCCCTATGTTATTGAATTTTCGTTCCAAGACAATCGGTTCGAAGAAGTTAACAGGTCGATTGTCAACTTTTCTTGGTATGTCCGCTGATGCCCTGAAGTCGATCTCACGGCAGACGCTCTTCCTGAGCATAATCTCCGGTCTGCTTCTCGCCAACTTGTTCTTAGTGATGTCCAAGCCTGTACCGTTGCTCAGGATGGTTCTCATGTTCCTTCCCTTCTTTCTCATGCTCTTGTTTGCGTTTCTTCATGGCTGGTGGAGCATGAGACGTGGTATTGTGATTCTCCTACTTATTGCAGTGATCATGACCTTCTTTCTAGAGTGGTTGAGTATCAATTTCGGTGTTCCCTTTGGACATTACCATTATACCTCGAAGTTAGGCACACTTGTCCTCGGCGTTCCTTGGGTCATTCCACTTCAATGGTTCAATGTACTTTATCCCTCGTACTATATGGCCTGTATCATCTTCCCGACTGCGGCCATGTCTGACCACAAGAGTAGTGTCACTGGACTTGATCTCAGGACTCCCCTCTTGCGTGCCTTGACAGCAGCAGCTCTAATGGTTGGCTGGGATCTCATCAACGATCCGCTCATGGCCACTGTTGTGGGAATGTGGATCTGGGAAGATCCCACCGAGTTCTTTGGTCTGATGTATGAGGGCATTCCTC
This Candidatus Thorarchaeota archaeon DNA region includes the following protein-coding sequences:
- a CDS encoding sporulation protein; translation: MRKVEIILDKLAYLPGETISGTLSVVTDKNFNANCVLVSLNGEAFAEVSEGTGEDETTYSERQTVIDQTIRLKEKGMISKGVTKFPFEFQLPDGIPGSYNGTNGMISYSINGKIEISWRLDPRATQVIKIMQPIQRLAPYSYESRITFDEENEIIIQMDSDLLTPGEPVVVRYRVNGRPKIRGLRFDIVLRETVRPEGEEETFSSVKSTGFFALEDIPPETWMQAEAKTEISWPTTPQSQLIQAQYFVEVTADIPFRFDKTASIPLRIGRPIES
- a CDS encoding carotenoid biosynthesis protein; the encoded protein is MSADALKSISRQTLFLSIISGLLLANLFLVMSKPVPLLRMVLMFLPFFLMLLFAFLHGWWSMRRGIVILLLIAVIMTFFLEWLSINFGVPFGHYHYTSKLGTLVLGVPWVIPLQWFNVLYPSYYMACIIFPTAAMSDHKSSVTGLDLRTPLLRALTAAALMVGWDLINDPLMATVVGMWIWEDPTEFFGLMYEGIPLSNYIGWAITVFVVVILFELARHYLTIQVHWVSGSPGNRSNILVLVPYAFNYLIQLIQALGLGTIVLVVPVGAVAISLSAVALVVATGVALFAYLRMSKCV